In Carassius gibelio isolate Cgi1373 ecotype wild population from Czech Republic chromosome B13, carGib1.2-hapl.c, whole genome shotgun sequence, one genomic interval encodes:
- the LOC127969652 gene encoding interferon gamma receptor 1-like — MSKHAVVQFGVVCALLFPGVFGFVPSPKNVSVVCHNFVNVLYWNYSNPTEQTKFRVMVNPYESPSQTVDTSQTYLDISSYSTDVEDDYLVSLTAHDGQEKSEDVSIRFTYSKDYFDENKHKYKCSLDFPAVNTSVHKDVIEVSFQHPFKLYKQEIMKEEFTYKITHDEQMVKYSCFEDEDLCNAEVHFNQSVAGQCVELKLEGVIAGIPSYTYSNVCVPQPTPETDKTGIIAALIGVATVVLFIIMGFVWLLWRKWSNIPQMPQGLWCIISKQSHTMLLSQPEPTDICPVTSQGPLNYLTEEDQSVSARDDTGADPPVVSEEGMAGEDSQGLGCSSDYDRPKFL; from the exons ttcCTTCTCCAAAAAATGTCAGTGTTGTTTGTCACAACTTTGTGAATGTCCTCTACTGGAACTACAGTAATCCAACTGAACAGACAAAATTCAGGGTAATGGTCAATCCTTATGAAAG TCCTTCCCAAACAGTGGACACCTCTCAGACGTACCTTGATATCAGCAGCTACAGCACAGATGTGGAAGATGATTACTTGGTGTCCCTGACAGCACATGATGGGCAAGAGAAATCAGAAGACGTCTCCATTAGATTCACCTACAGCAAAGACTATTTTGATGAgaacaaacataaatataaat GCTCTTTGGACTTTCCAGCTGTGAATACATCTGTCCACAAAGATGTGATCGAAGTGTCTTTTCAGCACCCTTTCAAGCTTTATAAGCAAGAGATTATGAAAGAAGAATTTACGTACAAAATCACACATGATGAG CAAATGGTAAAATACTCATGTTTTGAGGATGAGGATCTGTGCAATGCAGAAGTCCACTTTAACCAAAGCGTTGCTGGACAGTGTGTGGAGCTGAAGCTTGAAGGGGTGATTGCTGGGATTCCTTCATATACCTACAGCAACGTTTGTGTCCCTCAGCCGACGCCTGAGACCG ACAAAACGGGAATAATTGCAGCTTTGATAGGCGTAGCGACCGTTGTACTCTTCATTATCATGGGCTTTGTGTGGCTGCTTTGGAGGAAATGGTCCAACATCCCCCAAATGCCTCAAGGTTTG TGGTGCATTATCTCCAAGCAATCTCATACAATGCTTCTTTCCCAACCTGAGCCGACAGACATTTGTCCAGTGACATCACAGGGACCCCTCAATTACCTGACTGAGGAAGACCAATCAGTCTCAGCACGTGATGACACTGGAGCGGATCCCCCTGTGGTTTCTGAAGAGGGCATGGCTGGTGAAGACTCTCAAGGCTTAGGCTGTTCGTCTGACTATGACAGACCTAAATTCCTGTAG